A single window of Colletes latitarsis isolate SP2378_abdomen chromosome 4, iyColLati1, whole genome shotgun sequence DNA harbors:
- the LOC143341185 gene encoding uncharacterized protein LOC143341185 — translation MLRPPRQTFLMKELGVSTTTVVDWASFCRELCVLWTEKYSVQIEGENQIVEVDEAKIGKRKYNKGRLMSGQWVFGGFDRGTTIISDCWKAYDCLNHKGYKHLTVNHKMNFVDPNSGAHTQNIERTWRETRANIPRYGIRTYHYIGYIAEFLFRRKFNFNDRLVAFFNIMADVFPINESTGA, via the exons ATGCTACGGCCACCCCGGCAAACATTTTTAATGAAAGAACTGGGTGTATCTACAACGACAGTTGTTGATTGGGCGAGCTTTTGCAGAGAATTGTGTGTTTTATGGACTGAAAAATATTCAGTTCAAATAGAAGGCGAAAATCAAATTGTCGAAGTCGATGAAGCAAAAATTGGCAAACGGAAATATAATAAAGGTCGTCTTATGAGTGGACAGTGGGTATTTGGAGGCTTCGATCG GGGGACAACAATCATTTCGGACTGTTGGAAGGCATATGACTGTTTGAATCACAAAGGCTATAAGCATTTAACGGTGAACCACAAAATGAACTTTGTGGATCCAAATAGCGGTGCTCATAcccaaaatatagagcgaacaTGGCGGGAAACACGGGCGAATATTCCCCGCTATGGAATACGCACCTACCATTATATTGGGTACATAGCAGAGTTTCTCTTTCgacgaaaattcaattttaacgaTCGTCTTGTTGCGTTTTTTAATATAATGGCGGACGTGTTTCCCATTAATGAATCAACCGGTGCTTAA